CCCGCCGAGCAGCGATGGCGTGCCGCCGCCGACGAACACCGTCTCGACCGCAGGCGCATCCGACGGCAGCTCCTCGAATTCCTTTGCCGCCGTGGCGAGTTCACCGCGCAGCGCCTCGAACCAGGATTGTGGGGACGAGGAGCTGCCGAGTTCGCCGGCGGTGTAGGTGTTGAAGTCGCAGTATCCGCATCGGGTCGCGCAGAACGGCACGTGAATGTAGATCCCGAACGGCCCGCCGCCGAAGTCGCGCAGCACCGGCACCAGCGAGTCGTCGGTGGCGGGCGCGCGGTCGGGAACGGTCGAGGTCACCCCTCCAGTGTGACCGGTTGCGTCGGTCACAGCGCACTCGCCCGCGCCGCGCGCCCGCCGACCCAGCGCGCGGGCTCGAATCCGGGTACATTCCAGGGGATTTCGGTGAGCCGGGTGGAGGCTCCGGGATGCGGATGGGGATCCGATGATCGAGGTGCCGCGGCACGATATCGACGCCAGATCGATTCGGGAGGTGGACGCGGGGTCGGTGGCGCCGGTCGTGTCCCTGGCGCGGCTGCCCGCGCGACCCGACGGCCCCAACTTCTCCCGCTCCATGGACGGCACCCTGCTGGCCCGCATGCTCGTGACCGATCCCGCGGCTCAACGCCCCCGCACCTGGTGTTTCGCCCACGCCACCGAGCAGACCGTCACGCGCCGCTTCCGCGCACCCGGCATCGAATACGGCTTCGACCGCCACGGCAAGGTCTCCGGCTGGCGCGCCGCCTTCTGGTGGGCGCTCATCGCCCGCGACGTCGACGCCATGGGCGAGCTCGTCGACTACCCCGTCGACCGGCTCCGCGAATTCGGCAACGGCGCCTTCGACGACTACCACTACGAATGGGCCGCCCTCCTGCAGCAGGCGTGGCGCTACGGCCCCAAAACCGTCTACGCCGCCACCCGAGCCCTCCCCGTCACCAGCCGCCTCGGCGCCCAGCAGGTCACCGAATTCCTCCACCGCCCCGCCCTCGACCTGTTCCTGCGCCTGGCCGACGGCGACTCCGAAGGCTTCGACTGGCAACTCACCCAATCCCTCCGCCTGCACCGCACCTTCTTCGACACCCCCACCTGGTGCCACGACCCCGAAGCCGTCTTCTCCCTCCCCCTCCTCGCCCTCTGCTGCTGGGCCCGAGACCTCGGCTACCGCACCCCCCTCCGCTCCCCCTACCTCCCCGCCACCTTCATAGACCGCCCCGACTGGCCCCACTCCCCCGAACTAGCCGACGAACTCTCCCGCGTCGAATCCGCCCGAACCCGCGCCACCGGCTGACCCCACCCATCGAAAGCCCTTGACCCCATTCACTCTTCGTAGCGGTGCCAGACGTTGGACGGGGTGCCGTCCGGCTCGAAGAAGTTGTCGACGCCGGTCTCGGTCGGCTGTCCGAAGTCGGTGACGTCGCCTGGATCGGTTTCCGCGGCGAGGGCTTTGGACACGTCCGCGAGCGCGGCAGCCAAGCGGGGCTGGTTCGTGGCGAAGACTGCGGGCTGCGGCTGCCCACGAAGGTCGTATTCCATCCAAGCATCGGAATGCGTCACCAGACTCGTCGTGACGTAGTCCTCGAAGGCTGCGGTGCTGAGCCAGAACAGGTCTGGCTGCACGATCACCGAGGGCTTCACGCCGATCTCACCTGCGCAATCGATCGTCGACCGCACCAGTCCGGCTTCACCGGTGGTCCGCGATTCGCGAGCCAGCCGCGCCAGACGATCAGTAGCCGCGCCGGCCGTCTCCCCTTCGATCCCCGCGAACTCAGTGTCCAGCAGTAGGTTCTGGGGGTTTCCCGCCTCGGGAATCTGCATACGAATCACCGGAACCCCGATCGCCAGCCGGTGCATAGCCAACGCCTCGTAGGCGAACAGGACATCACGAAGACACAGTTCGATCGTGTCGGTCTGCTCGTGGCCACGTCCCCAAACCCAATTGGCAACCGGCGTACTGGCGATCATTGCGCTCCCTCAGGCATGAAGACCCCATCCGGTGGGATGAAGCAGATCCCATCCGGCATCCGAAGAATCACCTGGACACCGGTTTTGGAGTAGTTGCGAAACAAGCGGCTGAGGTGTGGCCTCAGTTCAGCCGCCGAGACGACGGTATCGATCACGAACGTCCGATAGTCCGCGTTGGACTTTTCGATCTGATACAGGTAGTCGAACACCTTGCCTACCACATTCTTTGGGTTGGGTGACGACGTGTCCTTCAACTGCCAACCATGGACGCGGCCTGCTCGGTCCCGCGCCATTACATCCAGATCAGTATTCTCCCCCGCGACAACGCCCGGCTTGACCTCGTGCCCTGCTTCGACATCGAATTCGATATCGGAGAATCCACTGTCCTGCAGGTGCCGTGCGAGCCGAATCGCTTCAAGAGCCCCGGGCGTCTTACTCGGCTGCGTGAAATCCGACACGACCTTCCAAAACCTCGGAGCGTCCCGGAGGGTGCCCGAAGCAATAGCTTCGGCGATCTCCCTACCTGCGGGATGCTGCGCAAGCCGTTCCAGGATCGTCTCAACGTCACCATGCTTGGTGTGGGTGCCCTTGATCGCTTCTCGGACTTGATGTTCCAATTCACCGCCGCGTTCGAGCGACTGCGGTTCGTGGTCGAGACGTGCCCATTTCGTAGGATCCGCGGTGGGATGGTGAGGTTCAACGGCAGCCTCGGGAAGGTCTGGGGCTACTGCTCGAAGATCCTCTGGTCCGGCCATTGGCCGGTCTGGGTGTGGTGGCGGGTTGCCCAGGACATGATTCTCGTGGAGATCCAGTCGGTTGGCTGGAACGCCTGGGTGGTCTTGTCGATGGTGAGCTGGTGTTCGGTTGTGGGGGTGGGCGGGTTGGTCAGGGAGTCGATCCGGATTTGGTATTGGATCGTGTCGGGGGTTTCCTGGGAGCGGGTCGCGGTGATTCGCTCCCGGTGCGGGAAGATCTGGCTGCCGTTCAGCGGCTGGCCGGTCTCCTTGCTGCGCGTGTAATCCTGAGCGATCGTCCGTAGCGACCAACTGGGGTATTTGAACACCGTCCCGGTCGCCGAATCGATCACCAGACCCGTCAGACCCAAGCCCTTGCCTGCTGCCGTCTCCTCCGGTGTGAGCATCGCCCGGCAGACCCATCCGTACGGGAACTCGATCATCGACCACTCGTGACGATCGGGGAAGATCTGCGCCAGGTACTGTTGCGCCTGTTCCGACGTGCGGATCTCCGGCATGAACTACTCCTTCGGGTGACGGAACGGACATGAAGAACATCCCCGCCGACTCGCCGACGAGATTCTTTGGAGGATGGTCGAACATGGTGCTGGCCTGCGGATCCCACCACACCGGTTCCTTTGCGCCGGGCGGGAATACGATGACGGTGGCATGACTGCCGGCGATCTTCGGCCTTCCGTCCGACT
This sequence is a window from Nocardia yunnanensis. Protein-coding genes within it:
- a CDS encoding immunity 49 family protein — translated: MIEVPRHDIDARSIREVDAGSVAPVVSLARLPARPDGPNFSRSMDGTLLARMLVTDPAAQRPRTWCFAHATEQTVTRRFRAPGIEYGFDRHGKVSGWRAAFWWALIARDVDAMGELVDYPVDRLREFGNGAFDDYHYEWAALLQQAWRYGPKTVYAATRALPVTSRLGAQQVTEFLHRPALDLFLRLADGDSEGFDWQLTQSLRLHRTFFDTPTWCHDPEAVFSLPLLALCCWARDLGYRTPLRSPYLPATFIDRPDWPHSPELADELSRVESARTRATG